In a single window of the Massilia oculi genome:
- a CDS encoding ABC transporter ATP-binding protein, translated as MTAQAIERGATALSASSLRIGYGGKTVVDDISLTIDRREIVCLLGGSGCGKSTLLRGLAGLSPAQAGQVSFLGEPLLEPHPRAALVFQQPSLLPWLNVEGNVGFGLDFARQPAIARDARKQRVVEAIEAVGLAARAHAYPAQLSGGQAQRVALARALARQPELLFADEPFSALDAITRAEMQTLLVDLVHRWHTAALLVTHDIDEAILVADRILLMAGQPGQPGKLVREWRVDLPRPRHEHAEGVVGLRLDIIKALREGA; from the coding sequence ATGACGGCGCAGGCGATCGAACGAGGCGCGACCGCGCTGTCGGCGTCCAGCCTGCGCATCGGCTACGGCGGCAAGACCGTGGTCGACGACATCTCCCTCACCATCGACAGGCGCGAGATCGTCTGCCTGCTGGGCGGCAGCGGCTGCGGCAAGTCGACCCTGCTGCGCGGCCTGGCCGGCCTCAGCCCGGCCCAGGCCGGCCAGGTCAGCTTCCTGGGCGAGCCGCTGCTCGAACCACACCCGCGCGCGGCGCTGGTTTTCCAGCAACCGAGCCTGCTGCCGTGGCTGAACGTCGAAGGCAATGTCGGCTTCGGCCTGGACTTCGCGCGCCAGCCGGCGATCGCCCGCGACGCCCGCAAGCAGCGGGTGGTCGAGGCCATCGAGGCGGTCGGCCTGGCGGCGCGCGCGCATGCCTATCCGGCCCAGCTGTCCGGTGGCCAGGCGCAGCGCGTGGCGCTGGCGCGCGCTCTCGCCCGCCAGCCCGAGCTATTGTTCGCCGACGAGCCGTTCTCGGCGCTGGACGCGATCACGCGCGCCGAGATGCAGACCCTGCTGGTCGACCTGGTGCACCGCTGGCATACGGCGGCGCTGCTGGTGACCCATGACATCGACGAAGCGATCCTGGTCGCCGACCGCATCCTGCTGATGGCCGGCCAGCCGGGCCAGCCAGGCAAACTCGTGCGCGAATGGAGGGTCGACCTGCCGCGGCCGCGCCACGAGCACGCCGAGGGCGTGGTCGGGCTGCGCCTGGACATCATCAAGGCCCTGCGCGAAGGCGCCTGA
- the ftsL gene encoding cell division protein FtsL has product MSVKLNVLLTALLVGCALSVVNARYQARHLLIELERLQQHARQLDVDWDQLQLDQSRLAKNERIEQIARSQLDMAPLSPARTQYLTEGAP; this is encoded by the coding sequence ATGAGCGTCAAGCTGAACGTCCTGCTCACCGCCCTGCTGGTGGGGTGCGCGCTATCGGTCGTCAACGCCCGCTACCAGGCGCGCCACCTGCTCATCGAGCTCGAGCGCCTGCAGCAGCACGCGCGCCAGCTCGACGTCGACTGGGACCAGCTCCAGCTCGACCAGTCGCGCCTGGCCAAGAACGAGCGCATCGAGCAGATCGCGCGTTCTCAGCTGGACATGGCGCCCCTGAGCCCGGCCCGAACCCAATACCTGACGGAGGGCGCCCCATGA
- a CDS encoding AraC family transcriptional regulator — protein sequence MNHSAQPPDAQASADNADRLVHWLIDSVQLEATVFHLGQYCGRWQASTAGRGLGSFHLVLHGACYLHAEGRAPVHLRARDGVFMLRDTPHFLSPDPDPASARPGLPMQQLGQAAPDATALACGFFHFRSALSTLIADSFPDSLVLRADDPSLQALNALFELILLEPPRDPDAPSPLVARLAELMFFYVIRHVARQQDIATGLLAVASRPEFSPLLDRMMQEPGQDWSTGNMARAAHMSRSSFYKHFSEASGQAPAQFLLLLRMKIAAQRLHGGETVERTAGHVGYNSYAAFSRAFHKVMGEHPGTFRRGRHVHVKTPASGPIRTIEQKTRTAVSERVFHSPLK from the coding sequence GTGAATCATTCCGCCCAACCTCCCGACGCCCAGGCAAGCGCGGACAATGCCGACCGCCTGGTGCACTGGCTGATCGACAGCGTGCAGCTGGAAGCGACCGTGTTCCACCTCGGCCAGTACTGCGGCCGCTGGCAGGCGTCCACCGCCGGCCGTGGCCTGGGCAGCTTCCACCTGGTGCTGCATGGCGCGTGCTATCTGCACGCCGAGGGCCGCGCGCCGGTCCATTTGCGCGCGCGCGACGGCGTGTTCATGCTGCGCGACACGCCGCACTTCCTCAGTCCCGACCCCGACCCGGCCAGCGCCCGTCCCGGCCTGCCGATGCAGCAGCTCGGCCAGGCCGCGCCCGACGCCACCGCCCTGGCCTGCGGCTTCTTCCACTTTCGCAGCGCGCTCAGTACGCTGATCGCCGACTCCTTCCCGGACAGCCTGGTGCTGCGCGCCGACGACCCGTCGCTGCAGGCCCTGAATGCGCTGTTCGAACTGATCCTGCTGGAGCCACCGCGCGACCCCGATGCTCCGTCGCCGCTGGTGGCGCGCCTGGCCGAGCTGATGTTCTTCTATGTCATCCGCCACGTGGCGCGCCAGCAGGACATCGCCACCGGCCTCTTGGCCGTGGCCAGCCGCCCCGAGTTCTCGCCCCTGCTCGACCGCATGATGCAGGAGCCCGGCCAGGACTGGTCGACCGGGAACATGGCGCGCGCCGCCCATATGTCGCGCTCGAGCTTCTACAAGCACTTCAGCGAGGCCAGCGGCCAGGCGCCGGCGCAGTTCCTGCTGCTGCTGCGCATGAAGATCGCGGCCCAGCGCCTGCACGGCGGCGAGACGGTCGAGCGCACCGCCGGCCACGTCGGCTACAACTCGTATGCCGCCTTTTCGCGCGCCTTCCACAAGGTGATGGGCGAGCATCCGGGCACCTTCCGGCGCGGCCGGCACGTCCACGTCAAGACGCCTGCGAGTGGGCCGATTCGGACGATCGAGCAGAAAACAAGGACGGCTGTGTCCGAACGTGTTTTTCATTCGCCGCTAAAATGA
- a CDS encoding response regulator transcription factor, with the protein MRVADDAMTRTILVVDDQDELRLLISLTLQSLGRIVEAANAEQALARLADDHPDLVVLDIWLGPGPSGLDVCAELRRDPRHAATKVILLSACGQQSDIAAGMAAGADLYVVKPFSPLELLDAVHGLLG; encoded by the coding sequence ATGCGCGTCGCGGACGACGCCATGACCAGGACGATCCTCGTCGTCGATGACCAGGATGAACTGCGCCTGCTGATCTCGCTCACCCTGCAATCGCTGGGACGCATCGTCGAAGCCGCCAATGCCGAGCAGGCCCTCGCCCGGCTTGCCGACGATCATCCCGACCTGGTCGTGCTCGACATCTGGCTCGGCCCCGGCCCAAGCGGCCTCGACGTGTGCGCCGAACTGCGGCGCGATCCGCGCCATGCGGCGACCAAGGTCATCCTGCTGTCGGCCTGCGGCCAGCAAAGCGATATCGCGGCCGGCATGGCGGCCGGCGCCGACCTCTACGTCGTCAAACCATTCAGCCCGCTGGAACTGCTCGATGCGGTCCACGGACTGCTGGGCTAA
- the rsmH gene encoding 16S rRNA (cytosine(1402)-N(4))-methyltransferase RsmH, with the protein MSLSEAPMTDSLTVPMYQHRTVLLDEAVDALNLGGARADGIYIDGTFGRGGHSRLLLSRLGPQGRLIAFDKDPQAIATAEQIDDPRFTIVHDSFATMHDALAARGIPRVDGILLDLGISSPQVDDASRGFSFRNDGPLDMRMDTTRGMSAAEWIATAEQLQLEKVIRDYGEERYAFQIAKAIVARRAVEPISGTRQLAAIVASAVKGREKGKDPATRTFQAIRIFINKELEDLEAGLTAAYRMLAPGARMSVISFHSLEDRMVKQFLASKAKVEQPDRRLPIRAVDLPQPEMRLIDKIKPSESEVQENPRARSAVLRVAERLGTAA; encoded by the coding sequence ATTTCTCTTTCTGAGGCGCCGATGACGGATTCCTTGACGGTGCCTATGTACCAGCATCGAACGGTGCTGCTTGACGAAGCGGTCGATGCGCTCAACCTCGGGGGCGCACGCGCTGACGGTATCTATATAGATGGCACTTTCGGACGGGGCGGCCACAGCCGCCTGTTGTTGTCGCGCCTGGGCCCGCAAGGCCGCCTGATCGCGTTCGACAAAGATCCGCAAGCGATTGCCACTGCAGAACAGATCGACGATCCACGCTTCACGATCGTCCACGACAGCTTTGCAACGATGCACGACGCGCTGGCCGCGCGCGGCATCCCCCGGGTCGACGGCATCCTGCTCGACCTGGGTATCTCGTCGCCCCAGGTGGACGACGCCAGCCGCGGCTTCAGCTTCCGCAACGATGGCCCGCTCGACATGCGCATGGACACCACGCGCGGCATGTCGGCTGCCGAGTGGATTGCGACCGCGGAGCAACTTCAATTGGAAAAGGTGATACGCGATTATGGAGAAGAGCGGTATGCTTTTCAGATTGCAAAGGCGATTGTTGCTCGCCGCGCAGTCGAACCGATTTCAGGCACACGACAGCTTGCCGCAATCGTGGCAAGCGCGGTCAAGGGCCGCGAAAAAGGCAAGGATCCGGCAACCAGGACCTTTCAGGCTATCCGGATTTTCATCAATAAGGAGCTTGAGGACCTCGAGGCAGGACTGACGGCGGCCTACCGCATGCTGGCGCCGGGCGCGCGCATGTCCGTGATTTCCTTCCATTCGCTGGAAGATCGCATGGTCAAGCAGTTCCTCGCCTCCAAGGCCAAGGTCGAACAACCCGACCGCCGCCTGCCGATCCGCGCCGTCGACCTGCCGCAGCCCGAGATGCGGCTGATCGACAAGATCAAGCCGAGCGAATCCGAGGTGCAGGAGAACCCGCGCGCCCGCTCGGCGGTGCTGCGCGTGGCCGAACGCCTGGGGACGGCTGCATGA
- a CDS encoding peptidoglycan D,D-transpeptidase FtsI family protein, producing MTRGAVRNSNARVAASKGVAFSKSPVLAVRLPDWRSRLVLFVLFAAFAALAVRAVWLQGVSNQFLQKQGKSRYERTLELPATRGRILDRNGAVLATSLPVRAIWGIPEDVLQAPPEKLHALANLLEMPEAELRKKLDSDRTFVYLKRQVEMPIVDQILALKIDGIDTRKEYKRFYPQGEVMTHVVGFTNVEDKGQEGMELQHQKTLMGVPGSRRVIKDRLGHIAEDLGMFREPHQGRDLTLSVDSKLQYIAFTSIKNAVEKFNAKAGAAVVLDVQTGEVLALANYPTYNPNDRSKLTGEQLRNRVITDTFEPGSTIKPLTVALGLETGRITPDTVFDNNPGYMMVTGRRIRDFHNYGVQTVSGIIQKSSNLGVVKIAQMIPQQEMWELYTKVGYGQAPRFGFPGAAAGRVRPYKTWKPVEYANMAFGHGLSVSLLQMARSYMIFARNGDIIPLSFVKVDEQPVGQQVISAKTAAQVRTMLESVVGPGGTASRAQVAGYRIGGKTGTAEKIVNGRYSRTNNIGYFAGIGPMSKPRFIIAVMVDDPSGPLRTGGFVAAPTAADLFANALRAANVPPDSSITDIIIPEVPLEESM from the coding sequence ATGACGCGCGGCGCCGTTCGTAATAGTAACGCGCGGGTCGCCGCGTCCAAGGGCGTGGCTTTCTCGAAGAGCCCGGTCCTGGCGGTGCGCCTGCCCGACTGGCGTTCGCGCCTCGTGCTGTTCGTCCTGTTCGCGGCCTTCGCCGCGCTGGCCGTGCGCGCGGTCTGGCTCCAGGGCGTGTCGAACCAGTTCCTGCAAAAGCAGGGCAAGAGCCGCTACGAGCGCACGCTCGAGTTGCCGGCCACGCGCGGCCGCATCCTCGACCGCAACGGCGCCGTGCTGGCCACCTCGCTGCCGGTGCGCGCGATCTGGGGCATCCCCGAAGACGTGCTGCAGGCGCCGCCGGAAAAGCTGCACGCGCTGGCGAACCTGCTCGAGATGCCGGAAGCCGAGCTGCGCAAGAAGCTCGATTCCGACCGTACCTTTGTCTACCTGAAGCGCCAGGTCGAGATGCCGATCGTCGACCAGATCCTGGCGCTCAAGATCGACGGCATCGACACGCGCAAGGAATACAAGCGCTTCTATCCGCAGGGCGAAGTGATGACCCACGTGGTGGGCTTCACCAACGTCGAGGACAAGGGCCAGGAAGGGATGGAGCTGCAGCACCAGAAGACCCTGATGGGCGTGCCGGGCAGCCGCCGCGTGATCAAGGACCGCCTCGGCCACATCGCCGAAGACCTGGGCATGTTCCGCGAGCCGCACCAGGGCCGCGACCTGACCCTGTCGGTCGACAGCAAGCTGCAATACATCGCTTTCACCAGCATCAAGAACGCGGTCGAGAAGTTCAATGCCAAGGCCGGCGCCGCGGTGGTGCTGGACGTTCAAACGGGGGAAGTCCTTGCTCTGGCCAACTACCCGACCTATAACCCGAACGACCGCTCCAAGCTGACCGGCGAGCAGCTGCGCAACCGCGTCATCACCGACACCTTCGAGCCGGGTTCGACGATCAAGCCGCTCACCGTGGCGCTCGGCCTGGAGACCGGCCGCATCACGCCCGACACCGTGTTCGACAACAATCCGGGCTACATGATGGTGACCGGCCGCCGCATCCGCGACTTCCATAACTATGGCGTGCAGACCGTCAGCGGCATCATCCAGAAATCGTCGAACCTCGGCGTGGTCAAGATCGCCCAGATGATCCCGCAGCAGGAAATGTGGGAGCTGTACACCAAGGTCGGCTACGGCCAGGCGCCGCGCTTCGGCTTTCCCGGCGCCGCCGCCGGCCGCGTGCGTCCCTACAAGACCTGGAAGCCGGTGGAATACGCCAACATGGCCTTCGGCCACGGCCTGTCGGTGTCGCTGCTGCAGATGGCGCGCTCCTACATGATCTTCGCCCGCAACGGCGACATCATCCCGCTGTCGTTCGTGAAGGTGGACGAGCAGCCGGTGGGTCAGCAGGTGATCTCGGCCAAGACCGCGGCCCAGGTGCGCACCATGCTCGAATCGGTGGTGGGTCCGGGCGGCACCGCCTCGCGCGCCCAGGTCGCCGGCTACCGCATCGGCGGCAAGACCGGCACCGCCGAGAAGATCGTCAACGGCCGCTACTCGCGCACCAACAATATCGGTTACTTCGCCGGCATCGGGCCGATGTCCAAGCCGCGCTTCATCATCGCGGTGATGGTCGACGATCCGAGCGGTCCCCTGCGCACCGGCGGCTTCGTCGCCGCGCCGACCGCGGCCGACCTGTTTGCCAATGCGCTGCGGGCCGCCAACGTGCCGCCCGATTCATCGATCACGGACATCATCATTCCGGAAGTTCCTCTAGAGGAGAGCATGTGA
- a CDS encoding UDP-N-acetylmuramoyl-L-alanyl-D-glutamate--2,6-diaminopimelate ligase, producing MAPSLHDTIEWIRAAAPGGRLVSDSRRVKPGDVFFAYPGEAADGRRYIEAAIEAGAAAVVHEAEGFTWDAAFTVPHLAVGDLKRNAGPIAHAVLDYPDRAMFTVAVTGTNGKTSCALWTAQTLARLGEAAAMIGTLGVGLIKGKSSSEPQFDVTGYTTPDAVLLAQKLAELKKAGASALAIEASSIGLVQERTAGMHVDVAIFTNLTRDHLDFHGDMESYEAAKIKLFEWDGLKQAVVNLDDPAGQRLVAHLRTKFPDLAVTGYTIAAAEAPDGVAVLRAGGMRSKNAGTEFQVETPQGNATVRTQLVGNYNVSNTLAVLGALLAKGVVLKAAVDAIETLVPAPGRMQQMGGSDAPMVVIDYAHTPDALEKTLDALRQVATDRGGQLWCVFGCGGDRDPGKRPQMGRIAQGADQVLVTSDNPRSEEPASIIAQIVAGMDTSQAARVQTVEDRAAAILLAVKQAAKQDVILLAGKGHEPYQEIKGRKMPFSDADHASLALTARLTMLRTH from the coding sequence ATGGCCCCGAGCCTGCACGACACCATCGAATGGATTCGCGCCGCCGCCCCAGGCGGCCGTCTCGTTTCCGACTCGCGCCGCGTCAAGCCCGGCGACGTGTTCTTCGCCTATCCGGGCGAGGCCGCTGACGGTCGTCGCTACATCGAAGCCGCCATCGAAGCCGGCGCCGCCGCCGTGGTGCACGAAGCCGAAGGTTTCACCTGGGACGCCGCATTCACCGTGCCGCACCTGGCCGTGGGCGACCTGAAAAGGAACGCCGGCCCGATCGCGCACGCGGTGCTGGACTATCCGGACCGCGCCATGTTCACCGTGGCCGTCACAGGCACCAACGGCAAGACCTCGTGCGCGCTGTGGACCGCGCAAACCCTGGCGCGCCTGGGCGAAGCGGCCGCCATGATCGGCACGCTGGGCGTGGGCCTGATCAAGGGCAAGTCTTCCAGCGAGCCGCAATTCGACGTCACCGGCTACACCACGCCGGACGCGGTGCTGCTGGCCCAGAAGCTGGCCGAGCTGAAGAAAGCGGGCGCCAGCGCGCTCGCCATCGAAGCCTCGTCGATCGGGCTGGTGCAGGAGCGCACGGCCGGCATGCACGTCGACGTCGCGATCTTCACCAACCTAACGCGCGACCACCTCGACTTCCACGGCGACATGGAAAGCTACGAGGCGGCCAAGATCAAGCTGTTCGAGTGGGATGGCCTGAAGCAGGCCGTGGTCAACCTCGACGATCCGGCCGGACAGCGGCTGGTGGCGCACTTGCGCACGAAGTTCCCTGACCTGGCCGTCACCGGCTACACGATCGCCGCCGCCGAGGCGCCCGATGGCGTGGCCGTGCTGCGCGCCGGCGGCATGCGCAGCAAGAACGCCGGCACCGAATTCCAGGTCGAGACGCCGCAGGGCAACGCGACCGTGCGCACCCAGCTGGTGGGCAACTACAACGTCAGCAATACGCTGGCGGTGCTGGGCGCGCTGCTGGCGAAAGGCGTGGTTCTCAAGGCGGCGGTCGATGCGATCGAGACCCTGGTCCCGGCGCCGGGCCGCATGCAGCAGATGGGCGGCTCGGATGCGCCGATGGTCGTGATCGATTATGCGCACACGCCGGACGCGCTGGAAAAAACCCTCGACGCCCTGCGCCAGGTGGCGACGGATCGCGGTGGCCAACTGTGGTGCGTGTTCGGCTGCGGCGGCGACCGCGATCCGGGCAAGCGCCCGCAGATGGGCCGCATCGCGCAAGGCGCCGACCAGGTGCTGGTCACGAGCGACAACCCGCGCAGCGAGGAACCGGCAAGCATCATCGCCCAGATCGTGGCCGGCATGGACACGTCGCAGGCTGCGCGCGTGCAGACGGTCGAAGACCGCGCGGCCGCCATCCTGCTGGCCGTCAAGCAGGCCGCCAAGCAGGACGTGATCCTGCTGGCAGGGAAGGGCCATGAGCCCTATCAGGAAATCAAGGGTCGCAAGATGCCGTTCTCGGATGCGGACCACGCCTCGCTGGCATTGACGGCGCGGCTCACCATGTTGAGGACGCATTGA
- the mraZ gene encoding division/cell wall cluster transcriptional repressor MraZ, which produces MFQGASAINLDAKGRMSIPAKHRDALTLQCEGRMTLTKHPHGCLLFFPRPVWEQHRQQIAAWPMSARAWQRIFLGNAVDVELDSAGRVLISPELRAAVGLEKEVMMLGMGTHFEIWNAAKLAEDEAEAVAGGMPDVLSNFSF; this is translated from the coding sequence GTGTTCCAGGGCGCGTCCGCGATCAATCTCGATGCAAAAGGCCGAATGTCGATTCCGGCCAAGCACCGTGACGCCCTTACGCTTCAGTGCGAGGGCCGCATGACCCTGACCAAACACCCCCATGGCTGCCTCCTGTTCTTCCCGCGCCCGGTATGGGAACAGCACCGCCAGCAAATTGCTGCCTGGCCCATGTCGGCCCGTGCGTGGCAGCGCATTTTCCTCGGCAACGCCGTCGATGTCGAGCTCGACAGCGCCGGCCGCGTGCTGATCTCGCCCGAACTGCGCGCCGCGGTCGGGCTCGAGAAGGAAGTGATGATGCTCGGCATGGGCACCCACTTCGAAATCTGGAATGCCGCCAAGCTGGCCGAGGACGAGGCCGAGGCCGTCGCCGGTGGCATGCCCGATGTTCTTTCCAATTTCTCTTTCTGA
- a CDS encoding carboxymuconolactone decarboxylase family protein: MSRLTLHTQETAPEGSRPFVDKAVANNGFLPNLIGVLANSPQALQTYMTVSGINAETSLPLPEREVVQITAARIHGCDFCIAGHTAIALKKAQLPVETVRAMQQGQDTGDARLDAVRRFSEAVIATRGGVSDDALAAFKAAGYNDQQALEVVLGISLATLCNFANTLAGSAINPQLQPYASGAI; encoded by the coding sequence ATGTCCCGCCTGACCCTGCATACCCAAGAAACCGCCCCTGAAGGCAGCCGTCCCTTCGTGGACAAGGCCGTCGCCAACAACGGCTTCCTGCCGAACCTGATCGGCGTGCTGGCCAATTCGCCGCAGGCGCTGCAGACCTATATGACGGTGTCGGGCATCAATGCCGAGACCAGCCTCCCCCTGCCGGAACGCGAAGTCGTGCAGATCACCGCGGCCCGCATCCACGGCTGCGACTTCTGCATCGCCGGCCACACCGCCATCGCCCTCAAGAAGGCTCAGCTGCCGGTCGAGACCGTCCGCGCCATGCAGCAAGGCCAGGACACCGGCGACGCCAGGCTCGACGCCGTGCGCCGGTTCTCGGAAGCCGTCATCGCCACCCGCGGCGGCGTGAGCGACGACGCCCTGGCCGCCTTCAAGGCCGCCGGCTACAACGACCAGCAGGCGCTGGAAGTCGTGCTGGGCATCAGCCTGGCCACCCTGTGCAACTTCGCCAACACCCTGGCCGGCAGCGCGATCAACCCGCAGCTGCAACCCTACGCCAGCGGAGCCATCTGA
- a CDS encoding response regulator, producing MNTPTDLQPASAYNAADYCSTKEAAASLGVSHRTVQLWVENGTLQAWRTAGGHRRITVESVNRLVDGRRIAIGAPPAQASAPAPGKPRVLVVDDDPLMLRLYELEMAGWGLDLEVVKANNGFEALIRIGEQRPDLLVSDLNMPGMDGFRMIRTLREDSGTAGMNMIVVSGLDRATIKAMGLPTDIPVFPKPVPFGELRGAVENGLVRA from the coding sequence ATGAACACCCCAACAGACCTGCAGCCGGCATCCGCTTACAATGCCGCGGACTATTGCTCGACCAAGGAGGCCGCGGCCAGTCTGGGCGTCTCGCACCGCACGGTGCAGCTGTGGGTGGAGAACGGCACGCTGCAGGCCTGGCGCACTGCCGGCGGCCATCGCCGCATCACGGTGGAGTCGGTGAACCGCCTGGTCGACGGCCGCCGCATCGCCATCGGCGCGCCCCCTGCGCAAGCCAGCGCGCCGGCACCGGGCAAGCCGCGGGTGCTGGTGGTGGACGACGATCCCCTGATGCTGCGCCTGTACGAACTCGAGATGGCGGGCTGGGGCCTGGACCTCGAGGTGGTCAAGGCAAACAACGGCTTCGAAGCCCTGATCCGCATCGGCGAACAACGCCCCGACCTCCTGGTGAGCGACTTGAACATGCCGGGGATGGACGGTTTCCGCATGATCCGCACCCTGCGCGAAGACAGCGGCACGGCCGGCATGAACATGATCGTCGTCAGCGGCCTGGACCGTGCGACGATCAAGGCCATGGGCCTGCCCACCGACATTCCGGTCTTCCCCAAGCCGGTGCCTTTCGGCGAACTGCGCGGCGCCGTCGAGAACGGCCTGGTGCGCGCGTAA
- a CDS encoding acyl-CoA dehydrogenase family protein: MSNGEQTTLPPALAEWLQANADQLDSTPALASEVVPRLAGAGLFAVGVPQELGGSGGATIDAIDAIAAVAEHSVTAAFVFWGQRTFIEYLLQSPNEAMRARWLGPLVRGEFAGATGLSNAMKFLSGIESLQITATPNDAGWQLDGSLAWITNLRKQGFIAAAAVNSAGDLPPAVVAFISDSAGVTRSPDLELMALRGSNTAAVRIEGVQIGEGEVLHPNARAWLPGVRPSFLGLQCGLSIGLARASLRAAHALSTAMRGPLLERIAAQQLALEDLVTQLKDGVHDGRFKTAAAPMFRLRIALAESVQQAVMLELQASGGRAYLVDRDRSFARRWRESAFIPIVTPSLTQLQVELAKHAAA, translated from the coding sequence ATGTCGAACGGCGAACAAACGACGCTGCCGCCGGCCCTGGCCGAGTGGCTGCAGGCTAACGCCGACCAGCTCGACAGCACGCCCGCGCTGGCGTCCGAGGTCGTGCCGCGCCTGGCCGGCGCCGGCCTGTTCGCCGTCGGCGTGCCGCAGGAACTGGGCGGCAGCGGCGGCGCCACGATCGATGCGATCGACGCCATCGCGGCCGTGGCCGAGCATTCGGTCACCGCCGCCTTCGTGTTCTGGGGCCAGCGCACCTTCATCGAATACCTGCTGCAAAGCCCGAACGAGGCCATGCGCGCGCGCTGGCTCGGGCCGCTCGTGCGCGGCGAATTCGCCGGCGCCACCGGCCTGTCGAACGCGATGAAATTCCTGTCCGGGATCGAGTCGCTGCAGATCACGGCCACCCCGAACGACGCCGGCTGGCAGCTCGACGGTTCGCTGGCCTGGATCACCAACCTGCGCAAGCAAGGCTTCATCGCCGCCGCCGCCGTCAATTCGGCCGGCGACCTGCCGCCCGCGGTGGTCGCCTTCATCAGCGACAGCGCCGGCGTCACGCGCAGCCCCGACCTCGAACTGATGGCCCTGCGCGGCAGCAATACCGCCGCCGTCAGGATCGAGGGCGTGCAGATCGGCGAAGGCGAAGTGCTGCATCCGAACGCGCGCGCCTGGCTGCCGGGCGTGCGTCCGTCCTTCCTGGGCCTGCAGTGCGGCCTGTCGATCGGCCTGGCGCGCGCCAGCCTGCGCGCGGCGCATGCGCTGTCGACCGCCATGCGCGGCCCGCTGCTCGAACGCATCGCGGCCCAGCAGCTGGCGCTCGAAGACCTGGTGACGCAGCTGAAGGATGGCGTGCACGATGGCCGCTTCAAGACCGCCGCGGCCCCGATGTTCCGCCTGCGCATCGCGCTGGCCGAAAGCGTCCAGCAAGCCGTCATGCTCGAGCTGCAGGCCAGCGGCGGCCGCGCCTACCTGGTCGACCGCGACCGCAGCTTCGCGCGCCGCTGGCGCGAATCGGCCTTCATCCCGATCGTCACCCCGAGCCTGACCCAGCTGCAGGTCGAACTCGCGAAGCACGCCGCGGCATGA